A genomic window from Cloacibacillus evryensis DSM 19522 includes:
- a CDS encoding glucose 1-dehydrogenase encodes MMGTGKIIDLSGKTALVTGAAAGIGKASAKILAEAGASVALLDINYDAASRSAVDISASCGVPAKAYRCDVLSESDSMAAVEEAAKDFGTINILVNNTGGGGGGRERFDGLTGEYIDKIFSLNVYSIFRFSRFCLPYMKSSGYGSIVNISSMASVMSSVNMSVYSASKAAVNALTRQMAIDVAPVRVNAVAPGAIKTDALATVLTDEMEEKMLSSTPLKRLGVPEDIASAVLFFASPMSSWVSGQTLIVSGGGTQVLE; translated from the coding sequence ATGATGGGGACCGGAAAAATTATCGACCTAAGCGGAAAAACGGCTCTAGTCACCGGAGCGGCGGCCGGGATAGGGAAGGCCTCGGCAAAGATATTGGCGGAGGCCGGAGCCTCCGTAGCGCTGCTTGATATAAATTACGACGCAGCCTCGCGTTCGGCGGTTGATATCTCCGCCTCTTGCGGAGTGCCGGCAAAGGCTTACCGCTGCGACGTCCTGTCCGAATCGGATAGCATGGCCGCCGTTGAAGAGGCGGCAAAAGACTTTGGCACGATAAACATACTTGTCAACAACACCGGCGGCGGGGGCGGCGGCAGGGAACGCTTCGATGGGCTCACGGGCGAATATATAGATAAAATATTCAGCCTCAACGTCTACAGCATATTCAGATTTTCGCGTTTTTGCCTTCCCTACATGAAAAGCTCGGGATATGGCTCCATCGTGAACATCAGCTCAATGGCAAGCGTTATGAGCAGTGTCAACATGTCCGTCTACAGCGCCTCTAAGGCCGCCGTCAACGCGCTGACACGCCAGATGGCGATAGACGTAGCCCCCGTCAGGGTGAACGCCGTCGCGCCCGGCGCTATAAAGACCGACGCGCTTGCCACCGTGCTCACCGATGAGATGGAAGAAAAGATGCTCTCCTCAACGCCGCTCAAAAGGCTTGGCGTCCCGGAAGATATCGCCTCGGCGGTGCTGTTCTTCGCCTCCCCGATGTCCTCCTGGGTCTCCGGCCAAACATTGATCGTATCCGGCGGCGGAACGCAGGTCCTGGAATAA
- a CDS encoding tetratricopeptide repeat protein: protein MEIRDVLRRFEELLSLGRADDAGRYLEETAAEREGAGDGPAAISCCNELTGFWRVRGRKEKSYAAAERALALLSGNGLENSVDYATVLLNYATAKSAFRELTEALSLYRRAEAVYRELLPASDYRFASLYNNMAQAMLKSNDVKGAADHFAKSLSLLEKMTDVESEIATCNTNMAFCLLAEKRLDEARVRLERAEAIFRALPGDDPHCDSTLSCRGQLEYLLGRYAESAEAYRELASNIERRFGRSPNYAAACRNCAKACAAAGLDPEAARYRRLAESVNK, encoded by the coding sequence ATGGAAATACGGGATGTCCTGCGGCGGTTTGAAGAGCTGCTGTCCTTGGGCCGCGCGGACGACGCCGGACGGTATCTGGAGGAGACGGCGGCGGAGAGAGAGGGCGCGGGAGACGGCCCGGCGGCAATATCATGTTGCAACGAGTTGACGGGATTCTGGCGTGTCCGCGGCCGGAAGGAAAAAAGTTACGCCGCGGCGGAGAGGGCCCTTGCCCTGCTCTCCGGTAACGGCCTTGAAAACAGCGTTGATTACGCCACAGTATTATTGAATTATGCCACCGCGAAATCCGCCTTTCGAGAGCTGACGGAGGCGCTGTCGCTCTATCGGCGCGCGGAGGCCGTCTACCGCGAACTGCTCCCCGCCTCGGACTATCGTTTCGCAAGCCTTTACAACAACATGGCGCAGGCCATGCTGAAGTCGAACGATGTAAAGGGGGCGGCGGATCATTTCGCGAAGTCGCTGTCTCTGCTGGAAAAGATGACAGATGTGGAGTCGGAGATCGCGACCTGCAATACGAATATGGCGTTCTGCCTGCTCGCGGAAAAAAGGCTTGATGAGGCGCGCGTACGCCTTGAACGCGCGGAAGCGATCTTTCGAGCTCTCCCGGGGGACGATCCCCACTGCGACAGTACGCTCTCCTGCCGTGGGCAGTTGGAATATTTGCTGGGGCGCTATGCCGAGTCCGCCGAAGCATACCGGGAGCTCGCCAGCAATATCGAGAGGCGCTTCGGCCGCAGCCCGAACTACGCCGCGGCCTGCCGGAACTGCGCGAAAGCCTGCGCCGCCGCGGGCCTTGATCCCGAGGCGGCGCGTTACCGCCGGCTGGCCGAATCCGTCAACAAATAA
- a CDS encoding DUF4037 domain-containing protein has protein sequence MPGLELCRQFYLQCGAPLIERTFGENGRRFAAGLAGAGSDCLGFDDELSRDHDFGPGFCLWLTDEDDEAFGGELRRLYSELPRQFGGCVRNTTPQGADRVGVMRIGDFYRRYTGSRDIPEGDAAWLRIPEHLLAAAVSGEIFRDGLGEFSRIRSGLLPCYPEDVRLKKLAARLFTMAQAGQYNYGRIMKRHDAAAAALALSEFARAALSAVHLLNRSYMPYYKWAFRSARRLPLLSDVVTELDALFLPETDREALIETICSRVSEFLKKEGLSSARDTFLVAHAEEVTLCIKSAALRNMGIMVG, from the coding sequence ATGCCGGGATTGGAATTATGCCGCCAATTTTACCTACAGTGCGGCGCGCCGCTGATCGAGCGGACTTTTGGCGAAAACGGCAGACGCTTCGCCGCGGGCCTCGCGGGGGCGGGGTCCGACTGCCTGGGGTTCGACGACGAGCTTTCGCGGGACCATGATTTTGGCCCCGGCTTCTGCCTCTGGCTGACGGACGAAGACGACGAAGCCTTCGGGGGAGAGCTGCGCCGGCTGTATTCCGAATTGCCGCGGCAGTTCGGCGGCTGTGTCCGCAACACGACGCCGCAGGGCGCCGACAGGGTCGGCGTAATGAGGATAGGAGATTTTTACAGACGCTACACCGGCAGCAGGGACATTCCGGAGGGAGACGCCGCTTGGCTGCGTATCCCTGAACACCTGCTGGCAGCCGCTGTCAGCGGAGAGATCTTTCGCGACGGCCTGGGGGAATTCAGCCGCATAAGATCGGGACTGCTCCCATGCTATCCCGAGGATGTGCGCCTGAAGAAGCTGGCCGCCAGGCTGTTCACGATGGCGCAGGCGGGACAGTATAATTACGGACGGATAATGAAGCGGCACGACGCCGCGGCCGCGGCGCTGGCTTTAAGCGAGTTTGCCAGGGCCGCTCTTTCCGCGGTACACCTGCTGAACCGGAGCTATATGCCCTATTATAAATGGGCCTTTCGCAGCGCGCGCCGCCTGCCTCTGCTTTCTGATGTCGTTACTGAGCTGGACGCGCTGTTTTTGCCGGAGACCGACCGCGAGGCGCTGATAGAAACGATCTGTTCCCGTGTGAGCGAGTTCCTGAAAAAAGAGGGGCTTTCGTCGGCGCGGGACACGTTTCTGGTCGCGCACGCCGAAGAGGTGACGCTGTGTATAAAGAGCGCCGCGTTAAGGAACATGGGAATTATGGTGGGATAA
- a CDS encoding DUF4125 family protein — protein sequence MDKLIDKIIELEWMFFGLVRNEGGRASCQDDWETFRVMRRSQFMAWTVPVLESWLDDLLTARAEGRNPLTEKYGYMMCIAAPQENRELSERLPAVPDEKKVISRKIIDRLAVQNAAFAGRYPLIAGQARPLRTKDEREDRMTSIETYQTGELWTYSQRTLELLDAHLKDLETGGVNYPELVIGNSLRQRGFSSLEEAEDFLASKRNGGESR from the coding sequence ATGGATAAACTGATCGACAAGATAATCGAACTCGAATGGATGTTTTTCGGCCTCGTGCGGAACGAGGGCGGACGGGCGTCATGCCAGGATGACTGGGAGACCTTCCGCGTCATGCGCCGCAGTCAGTTTATGGCATGGACGGTTCCCGTGCTCGAAAGCTGGCTGGACGACCTCTTGACGGCACGGGCCGAGGGGCGCAACCCGCTGACCGAGAAATATGGCTACATGATGTGTATCGCCGCCCCGCAGGAAAACCGTGAATTATCGGAACGCCTGCCGGCGGTGCCGGATGAGAAAAAAGTTATCAGCCGGAAGATCATCGACCGGCTTGCGGTCCAGAACGCCGCCTTTGCCGGGCGCTATCCGCTCATCGCCGGACAGGCCCGTCCGCTGCGGACGAAAGACGAGCGCGAAGACCGCATGACCTCGATCGAGACCTACCAGACTGGCGAACTGTGGACCTACTCGCAAAGGACGCTGGAGCTGCTTGACGCACATCTTAAAGACCTGGAAACGGGCGGCGTGAATTATCCCGAACTGGTGATAGGCAACAGCCTGCGTCAAAGAGGTTTTTCCAGCCTTGAAGAGGCGGAAGATTTCCTGGCGTCCAAAAGGAACGGGGGCGAAAGCCGTTAA
- a CDS encoding PucR family transcriptional regulator, with product MESAAVNEKSLEAYRLTHIDGLDFIGNAENAEQAGVAEMLKGLPEPFKEDYSAHILAELTERNDFETLRETFMNFCESPFNCSKTAGKMHLHRNSLQYRLKKIRVLTGHDPRNIKEAFELWAAFLMTDGEEHVLRTREE from the coding sequence ATGGAAAGCGCCGCAGTCAACGAAAAAAGTTTGGAAGCTTACAGACTGACGCACATAGACGGCCTGGATTTCATCGGCAATGCCGAAAACGCGGAACAGGCCGGAGTAGCTGAAATGCTGAAGGGCCTTCCTGAGCCCTTTAAAGAAGACTACTCTGCGCATATCCTTGCGGAACTTACCGAAAGAAACGACTTTGAGACACTCCGCGAGACCTTCATGAATTTCTGCGAATCGCCTTTTAACTGTTCAAAGACGGCGGGAAAAATGCACCTTCACCGCAACAGCCTTCAGTACCGGCTCAAAAAGATAAGGGTGCTGACGGGGCACGATCCCAGGAATATAAAAGAGGCGTTTGAGCTTTGGGCTGCCTTTCTGATGACAGACGGCGAAGAGCATGTATTAAGGACGCGGGAAGAATAA
- a CDS encoding glycine/betaine/sarcosine/D-proline family reductase selenoprotein B, with amino-acid sequence MPKRYPDIIWTPRCRDSRLPKPAVTGAEIDYNTPAAVRGIDMLLAKYHGRGFKSEVCIAPPQSIPVAKLSKALKEAKIALVTDGGLVPAGNPDCQPPVAADKFRLYRFKGKKRLSPEDYEVSHQGYYNKFVLEDPNRLVPLDAARTAEAGGRIGALLEAFYSTAGVMQSVEKSREMGQGIACSLRHNGVDGVILTSTCGTSTRCGAYMACEIEIAGIPVVHVTNLTQISEGVGCSRILKGSNISHVFGNPDIPPEQEAEWRKRLFDRALALLEEVPDEDACLIVN; translated from the coding sequence ATGCCTAAACGATATCCCGATATTATATGGACTCCGCGTTGCCGTGACAGTCGGCTTCCAAAGCCCGCCGTGACCGGCGCGGAGATAGATTACAATACTCCGGCGGCCGTCAGAGGTATCGATATGCTGCTGGCAAAATATCACGGCCGGGGATTCAAGAGCGAAGTTTGTATCGCGCCGCCGCAGTCAATACCGGTAGCAAAGCTTTCAAAAGCGCTGAAAGAGGCGAAGATCGCACTCGTTACGGACGGCGGGCTTGTTCCGGCAGGTAATCCCGACTGCCAGCCCCCAGTCGCCGCCGACAAGTTCCGTCTCTACCGGTTCAAAGGGAAAAAGCGCCTGTCGCCCGAAGATTACGAAGTGAGCCACCAGGGGTATTACAATAAATTCGTACTTGAGGACCCCAACAGGCTCGTTCCCCTTGACGCCGCGCGAACAGCCGAAGCCGGCGGAAGGATAGGCGCGCTGCTGGAGGCGTTCTATTCGACCGCCGGAGTAATGCAGTCTGTCGAAAAAAGCCGGGAAATGGGGCAGGGCATCGCGTGTTCACTCAGGCATAACGGAGTCGACGGGGTCATACTTACTTCAACCTGCGGCACTAGCACAAGATGCGGCGCCTATATGGCGTGCGAGATCGAAATTGCCGGTATCCCAGTGGTGCATGTAACAAACCTGACGCAGATATCGGAAGGTGTCGGATGCAGCCGGATACTAAAGGGCAGCAATATAAGCCATGTATTCGGGAATCCCGACATCCCGCCGGAGCAGGAGGCAGAATGGCGCAAAAGGCTATTTGACAGGGCGCTCGCGCTTCTTGAAGAAGTGCCCGACGAAGACGCCTGCCTTATCGTCAATTGA
- a CDS encoding TetR/AcrR family transcriptional regulator C-terminal domain-containing protein gives MPKTDITKTALGVCLKELMKKKRLGQITVKDITSQCGVSRNVFYYHFRDKYDLVHWIFYSETLPVINTFSDPERYLDGFVNLCKYMLQNRDFYMEVFNYVGQNSLSDSLVESYFELMKIHILTVYTQVGYKLAEDELYILGRLEAYAYVGVIMEWVRGGMQANYMIYFEKLKKIKANLAFPLEAA, from the coding sequence ATGCCGAAAACTGATATTACAAAGACTGCTCTCGGCGTATGTCTGAAAGAGCTCATGAAGAAGAAAAGGCTCGGACAGATAACAGTGAAAGACATAACCTCTCAGTGCGGAGTGAGCAGGAACGTTTTTTACTACCATTTCCGCGATAAATATGACCTGGTACACTGGATATTCTATTCTGAGACGCTGCCGGTCATAAATACGTTCTCAGACCCTGAAAGATATCTGGACGGGTTTGTTAATCTCTGCAAGTACATGCTTCAGAACCGCGATTTTTATATGGAAGTCTTTAATTATGTCGGGCAGAATTCGCTTTCGGATTCGCTCGTGGAATCTTATTTCGAACTTATGAAGATACATATCCTTACCGTATATACTCAAGTCGGATACAAGCTTGCCGAAGACGAACTCTATATACTGGGCCGCCTTGAAGCCTACGCATATGTCGGCGTGATCATGGAATGGGTGCGCGGGGGGATGCAGGCAAATTATATGATCTATTTTGAAAAGCTCAAAAAGATAAAGGCGAACCTTGCATTCCCGCTCGAGGCTGCCTGA
- a CDS encoding proline reductase produces the protein MITKEIQRAGIPIIQVTNLTKIAEGIGSNRILRGNSVLHVFGDPTLPLPSEKAYREKRVEMALHMLEETPAEGERAIIKE, from the coding sequence ATGATCACAAAAGAGATACAGCGCGCAGGAATCCCCATCATCCAAGTGACAAATCTTACAAAGATCGCGGAGGGCATCGGCTCGAACAGGATACTCCGCGGAAACAGCGTCCTGCATGTTTTCGGAGATCCGACGCTGCCTCTGCCCAGTGAAAAGGCATACAGAGAAAAGCGCGTAGAGATGGCGCTCCATATGCTCGAAGAGACGCCCGCGGAAGGGGAACGCGCAATAATCAAAGAGTAG
- a CDS encoding glycine/betaine/sarcosine/D-proline family reductase selenoprotein B, with translation MTKKKVVHYINQFYAGMGGEDTASVGLSVKEGAAGPGAALAKALGPDYEIVKTIVCGDNTIAEHPEEIIPQIIDIVRGAGADLFVAGPGFNAGRYGLGCGSTTAAVTEELRIPAVTALFAENPGTDLFKNRCYILQSDNNARNLVKVIGEIAAFAKRLIAGDAIRDGKAERYHGSGPAVIIDYTIPAAQRGIDMLLAKHEGKAYHTEVIMPNHEEIPIPVLKKPLSECRIGLVTDGGLVPLGNPDNQVPTNSRAYKRYSIKDMDALNAKDWEVSHQGYNNAFVLQDPNRLVPVDALRKLADEGIIGSVDDVIYSTAGVMTPMEKCKEFGEGIAKELIADRCDAAIETST, from the coding sequence ATGACTAAGAAAAAGGTAGTTCATTACATTAACCAGTTCTATGCCGGAATGGGCGGCGAAGATACGGCAAGCGTCGGCCTTTCGGTAAAAGAGGGCGCGGCCGGTCCCGGAGCGGCGCTGGCAAAAGCGCTGGGACCGGATTACGAGATCGTAAAGACTATCGTCTGCGGCGACAATACGATAGCGGAGCATCCCGAGGAGATAATCCCGCAAATAATAGATATCGTGCGCGGCGCCGGGGCCGACCTGTTTGTAGCGGGCCCAGGGTTCAACGCGGGGCGTTACGGGCTCGGCTGCGGCTCAACGACGGCCGCCGTTACGGAAGAGCTGAGGATACCGGCGGTAACTGCGCTCTTTGCGGAGAACCCGGGAACCGACCTGTTTAAGAATCGGTGCTATATCCTGCAGAGCGACAACAACGCAAGAAACCTGGTAAAAGTCATCGGCGAGATCGCAGCCTTTGCGAAGCGCCTCATCGCAGGCGACGCGATCCGCGATGGAAAAGCGGAGCGCTATCATGGAAGCGGCCCCGCGGTGATAATAGACTATACGATCCCCGCAGCGCAGAGAGGCATTGATATGCTTCTGGCAAAACATGAGGGCAAAGCCTACCACACCGAAGTCATTATGCCAAACCATGAAGAGATACCGATCCCCGTCCTCAAAAAGCCTCTTTCGGAATGCAGGATAGGGCTTGTGACGGACGGAGGGCTTGTGCCGCTGGGCAATCCGGACAATCAGGTGCCGACAAACTCAAGAGCCTACAAACGCTATTCGATCAAGGACATGGATGCGCTGAACGCTAAAGACTGGGAAGTCAGCCATCAGGGGTACAACAACGCCTTCGTGCTTCAGGATCCAAACAGACTCGTCCCCGTAGACGCGCTGCGCAAGCTGGCGGATGAGGGGATCATCGGCAGCGTCGACGATGTCATCTACTCAACGGCAGGCGTCATGACGCCTATGGAAAAATGCAAGGAATTCGGCGAAGGCATCGCCAAGGAGCTGATCGCCGACCGCTGCGACGCCGCGATCGAAACCTCCACCTGA
- a CDS encoding glycine/sarcosine/betaine reductase component B subunit — protein MTKRLQIDYIKVRDVKFGEKTSLDKGVLTVNKEDLLKEAASDLFGSLDIQLVRPGENCRILGLHDVMQPRCRADHPEESYPGIWGKLAPAGEGRTVALKGVVVSDIYYAKCNVKYYMDMGGPCAKYSNFSRHFHVCIDATPGEGVSDASYAEALKRASLSVNVFLAKLTIGLEPDETEVFERKPVPAEKKLPKVAYLVTHMASHDTWNFLYYGQSALNFLPIVVQPTEILDGAMIWRYWEPNYFLQNEVYIKELMKRHGKDLEFVGVVFDNNVMKIDGKDTMSMISATLCKDTLGADCVMLNKSGMGHCQLDSALAFNWCQKLGMTAALNLSAVSNYEPGDMLVIADPKVDAVINSGRNWDLDHPKVDRLVGEKANVPCLLGLDPRGPFKHTTNFCYQGIWSQLGDCYVTTDSDIPREGTNND, from the coding sequence ATGACTAAAAGACTCCAGATAGACTATATAAAAGTCCGCGATGTAAAATTCGGAGAAAAAACTTCGCTTGATAAGGGCGTCCTTACAGTAAACAAGGAAGACCTGCTCAAAGAGGCCGCAAGCGATCTTTTCGGTTCGCTTGACATACAGTTGGTGCGCCCCGGTGAAAACTGCCGCATCCTCGGGCTCCATGACGTCATGCAGCCGCGCTGCAGAGCCGATCACCCAGAGGAATCATATCCCGGTATTTGGGGAAAGCTTGCCCCGGCGGGCGAAGGGCGCACAGTGGCGCTTAAAGGCGTCGTGGTCTCAGACATTTATTACGCTAAGTGCAACGTTAAATATTATATGGATATGGGCGGCCCATGCGCCAAATACAGCAATTTCTCGCGTCATTTCCACGTATGCATAGACGCGACGCCGGGAGAAGGCGTTTCAGACGCAAGTTATGCCGAAGCTCTTAAACGGGCGTCGCTGTCGGTCAACGTTTTTCTTGCGAAGCTGACAATAGGCCTTGAGCCCGACGAAACGGAAGTATTCGAGCGCAAGCCTGTCCCCGCGGAGAAGAAACTGCCGAAGGTCGCCTATCTCGTTACCCACATGGCCTCCCACGATACGTGGAATTTCCTCTACTACGGCCAGAGCGCGCTGAATTTCCTCCCCATCGTCGTCCAGCCTACGGAGATACTGGACGGCGCGATGATATGGCGTTACTGGGAACCGAATTATTTCCTTCAGAACGAAGTTTATATCAAAGAGCTGATGAAGCGCCACGGCAAGGACCTGGAGTTTGTCGGCGTCGTCTTTGACAATAACGTTATGAAGATCGACGGAAAAGACACTATGAGCATGATTTCAGCAACGCTTTGCAAAGATACGCTCGGAGCCGACTGCGTAATGCTGAATAAATCAGGGATGGGCCACTGCCAGCTTGACTCGGCTCTCGCCTTCAACTGGTGCCAGAAATTAGGCATGACCGCGGCGCTGAACTTGTCTGCGGTCAGCAATTATGAGCCGGGCGACATGCTCGTCATCGCGGACCCGAAAGTTGACGCGGTTATCAACAGCGGCAGGAACTGGGACCTCGATCATCCTAAAGTCGATCGGCTCGTCGGCGAAAAGGCCAACGTCCCGTGCCTGCTGGGACTGGACCCGCGGGGGCCGTTCAAGCATACGACGAACTTCTGCTACCAGGGCATCTGGTCGCAGCTCGGAGACTGCTATGTTACGACGGACAGCGATATACCGAGGGAGGGAACTAACAATGACTAA
- a CDS encoding metal-dependent hydrolase family protein gives MKAAIKCGKLFSARDGNAEKNKVVRVEGSKITEVISAEDYKPLPGEELIDLSDKFVMPGLIDGHVHIAFGGGLSISEVNEPEALVCVKAVRNVQDDLMGGFTTVRDLGFTSVRGSQCIRDAVNKGITWGPRIFTSGMYITQTGGHMSTSYPQDSFGQQNFKPVNSADGPYEVRTACRTMLKFGVDFLKIMVTGGVYSNSGDIGGQNMDYDEIKAAVDVAKMHNVVISCHAHGTSGIKDAARAGISSIEHCTLADDECIDYMLENNVCAVPTLLTFRGVMTHGKERGVGDATVAKAAFLSPQHAKNIKKIYERGVRCLFGTDTGTPLMVHGKQHGEFKCMTEAGISPEDTLLGATRYCAEFMKWDDRLGTIEPGKLADITAINGDPLKDMGDLSTENISFVMKDGEIYKQNGIPCRG, from the coding sequence ATGAAAGCAGCAATCAAGTGCGGAAAGCTTTTCAGCGCGCGCGACGGCAATGCGGAAAAGAATAAAGTCGTCCGCGTCGAAGGCAGCAAGATCACAGAAGTGATAAGCGCAGAGGATTACAAGCCGCTTCCGGGCGAAGAACTGATCGACCTGTCCGACAAGTTTGTAATGCCGGGGCTGATCGACGGCCATGTCCATATCGCGTTCGGCGGAGGGCTTTCCATCAGCGAAGTCAACGAACCGGAGGCGCTGGTCTGCGTCAAGGCCGTTAGAAATGTGCAGGACGACCTTATGGGCGGATTCACCACCGTCCGCGACCTCGGCTTCACTTCAGTCCGCGGCAGCCAGTGCATCCGCGACGCGGTCAACAAAGGAATAACATGGGGCCCGCGCATCTTTACAAGCGGAATGTATATCACGCAGACCGGCGGGCATATGTCGACAAGTTATCCCCAGGATTCTTTCGGGCAGCAGAACTTCAAACCGGTCAATTCGGCCGACGGGCCTTACGAAGTGCGGACGGCCTGCAGAACGATGCTCAAGTTCGGCGTCGATTTCCTCAAGATCATGGTCACCGGCGGCGTCTACAGCAACAGCGGAGATATCGGCGGGCAGAATATGGACTATGACGAGATAAAAGCGGCCGTCGACGTGGCAAAGATGCACAACGTCGTCATCTCCTGCCATGCGCACGGCACCTCCGGCATTAAAGACGCAGCCCGCGCGGGCATCTCTTCGATCGAACACTGCACGCTGGCCGACGACGAATGCATCGACTACATGCTTGAAAACAACGTATGCGCGGTGCCAACGCTGCTTACGTTCCGCGGCGTTATGACGCACGGCAAAGAGCGCGGAGTGGGCGACGCCACGGTTGCGAAGGCGGCGTTTCTCTCGCCTCAGCATGCCAAGAATATCAAGAAAATATATGAGCGCGGAGTCCGCTGCCTTTTCGGCACAGATACCGGCACGCCGCTGATGGTCCACGGGAAACAGCACGGCGAGTTCAAATGCATGACGGAGGCAGGCATCTCGCCCGAAGATACTCTGCTCGGCGCAACTCGGTACTGCGCGGAGTTTATGAAATGGGACGACCGCCTCGGCACCATTGAACCGGGAAAGCTTGCCGATATCACAGCGATCAACGGAGATCCGTTAAAAGATATGGGCGATCTGAGCACAGAAAATATCAGCTTTGTCATGAAAGACGGAGAGATATACAAGCAGAACGGCATTCCGTGCAGAGGATAA
- a CDS encoding MFS transporter has product MKFCRDTNRYAVLASAMACMLVMGIYYDYSLIQPVVMQYFRVDSAAAGLPFSILIAAFCIGNFTGAMIRRRSSLPATLAAGYGLMIAGLALTALLPPECFWAMPFTYGVIFGIGDGIIYNAVLALMPKWFPDKKGVASGLTLGMMGLSAAIFSPVLGIWLRKYGFSGTYFAQIPVYAAAGAVGLLMLKDPPADGVKLKDVGQKNAALKINEIFCSRTFWILTGLYFCAVPAYLLLSALFVTFGAEKGLAFSTAALGVSLASLCQIAGRFILPALSDVTGRKTAFTIGFLISTAAAVVLSVSSGALYILCFCMLSFSYGGIQACFTPTIADSFGTDNVGTVLSLTMAGLAAGSLGASLVLRNAGISAAILCAGAVSFIGVILVCILPGEKRAACAGRRFCPNGLPLKRGRQQ; this is encoded by the coding sequence ATGAAATTCTGCAGAGATACGAACAGATATGCGGTGTTGGCTTCTGCAATGGCCTGTATGCTGGTAATGGGGATCTATTATGATTACAGCCTCATACAGCCGGTCGTAATGCAGTACTTCAGAGTCGATTCAGCGGCGGCGGGGCTTCCTTTTTCGATTCTGATAGCGGCGTTTTGTATAGGAAACTTTACCGGGGCCATGATAAGGCGCAGAAGTTCTCTTCCGGCAACGCTGGCGGCGGGTTACGGGCTGATGATCGCAGGATTGGCGCTTACGGCGCTCCTGCCGCCGGAATGCTTTTGGGCAATGCCGTTTACATACGGCGTCATATTCGGCATAGGAGACGGCATCATTTACAATGCAGTGCTTGCGCTCATGCCGAAATGGTTCCCCGATAAAAAAGGGGTTGCTTCCGGCCTGACTTTAGGGATGATGGGGCTGTCCGCTGCAATTTTCAGCCCCGTACTGGGTATATGGTTAAGGAAGTATGGATTTTCTGGAACGTACTTTGCCCAGATCCCGGTGTATGCGGCTGCCGGCGCGGTGGGCCTGCTCATGCTGAAAGATCCGCCCGCAGACGGAGTTAAATTAAAGGATGTCGGACAAAAAAACGCAGCGCTCAAGATAAACGAGATTTTTTGTTCCAGAACGTTCTGGATATTGACGGGGCTTTATTTCTGCGCAGTGCCCGCATATTTGCTTCTCAGCGCCCTGTTCGTTACGTTTGGGGCAGAAAAGGGCCTTGCCTTTTCCACGGCCGCGTTAGGCGTGAGCCTGGCGTCGCTCTGCCAGATCGCAGGCCGTTTCATACTTCCGGCGTTGAGCGATGTTACGGGGCGCAAAACGGCCTTTACTATCGGATTCCTTATCTCAACCGCCGCCGCGGTCGTACTGTCTGTCTCTTCCGGCGCGCTTTATATCCTCTGCTTCTGTATGCTGAGTTTTTCTTACGGCGGGATACAGGCCTGCTTTACCCCGACGATCGCGGATTCTTTTGGCACTGACAACGTCGGGACCGTCCTATCTCTGACGATGGCGGGCCTTGCCGCCGGCTCTTTGGGAGCGTCGCTTGTCCTGAGGAATGCAGGCATATCGGCCGCTATCCTCTGCGCAGGCGCCGTCTCATTTATCGGCGTGATCCTGGTCTGCATCCTGCCCGGGGAGAAACGCGCCGCATGCGCAGGCCGCCGCTTCTGTCCCAACGGCTTGCCGCTGAAGAGAGGCAGACAGCAATGA